In Magnetococcus sp. PR-3, one genomic interval encodes:
- a CDS encoding cadherin domain-containing protein, which translates to MADPIKPDNQPIILAQAATPVEQIPPQATPPVTLIIDGVRVDVSEQMDVTGAENLEISGDTVLSGEQSGNGLILQLASGAQLVLQNFFGTPKALNLPIQSGSNYKLSSANEQLFDEQGFADFTALPTNATLPGLDAPDTGPAQRELQNRTDQGQEQGETEGRDPILDSSPEFFAETQVRTPSVAENSAGARQGRIETQSRLDQVDTGQRQDSFQSQPDNLGDIDGEQQPRESASRPRSDDDFDPTYGIINPEPEQLRIISSAQISQSEDVAQGDVLYQVQLSGVNPQNAAQQFSIVGGAGPFQIDQQGQLTLKPGHTLDYETATSHEVTLQVSNAGQTAARVIQLNVVDVNDNAPVITSASTIQSDETSHTSTVLYTVTTSDVDSSNGTMSYALENNPDGLFSIDSAGQIQVAAGKKLDFEEGYSNFSFNVTAHDGVNRSLPQNVTLTLNDLNDETPVIATKQTEVVDNIDDTTLITTVSVSDRDAAATNGATVYTITDDVDNLFEINSSGEITLQSGQTLDYDTKTFHTFTLASSDGVNSSAKQQVIVSVVDYDLLNNTAPVIDGAASSVTIDENSSGVVTTVQYSDVDATNGAFTHTLVKDANGLFTMNTSTGQVSLAAGKTLDYEADQSHTIQVKLHDGANTSSVENVVIALNDLNDEAPVIRSVATAFAAESITADGTIHTVAYTDADKANGSFSFSMDSDPSGLFEIDSAGQISLQSGLSLDFESATSHTLTVKVNDGSNDSQTQTMTVNVQDVNDTAPVIRSASGVSVAENISDRAVIHTLRHTDADAVNGTTLYTMTEDQSGLFEIDSHGQITLKLGQTLDYEQAASHTIKVQVNDGSNSSAVQTLSLNVTDVNDNVPVMTSAAAFSTLESVGDTDVLHTLSFSDADSSNGSTLYTLTEDSANLFEINQAGEITLQTGKHLDRESQTRYDLKVKVNDGVNDALEQSIQVTVTDANDNALQIISQASATVAESVSDTTTLLDVNVLDPDTSGTLSFSITSDASNLFEIDSAGLLTLKSGSTLDYETATSHEIVVVASDGVFQTAGQQITLTVSDVNDTAPVIVTLDQILDEQPDSTSLFTLTVTDEDTSNGTTFYELTDTANDLFDVTSNGTVFYLGDAPDAGTYAIKVQASDGVNVSAEKTLNITVTEPDVVNDNAPVINAAASAGSAVETVDDTTTITTVQWSDRDPSTTPVFALTDDSGGLFEIDAATGVISLVAGQSLDYESATNHTVVATVADGVNTSTAATITLTVTDANDNAPILTSAAAVTMAENATSQTVLHSVTFSDADGQNGVTSYTLSASPFQINSSGQITLKPGQTLDYESIKTYSATVSVSDGLNNSASQLITFTVSDVNDVVPVLAATSASLTTAENTADSSVLYTLSGSDGDATAGTLSYTLSDDGGGLFEVNSQSGEISLVSGKSLDYETATGHPIKATVSDGVNTSSEQTLTVTVTDVNDVVPVISSANGASVAEGVGDTSILHSVTFTDADTIHGNITYTMTEDLSGLFEIDSQGQISLRTGQGLDYESAASHTVKVKVADGLHTSEIQTLSFEVTDVNDVTPVITSVAALSAAESVGEADVLHTVTYNDTDSNNGTVTYAILNDASNLFEVDTAGQVTLQSGKSLDYESITSHLFTLQVTDGAGNATSQNVTLNVTNVDDEAPLFQSQERIQVLENLSSESLVLSVAATDNTSTVLTYAIVTDASSLFAIDGSSGALILGADKSLDYDTATQHQVVVSATDAASNTTTQSLTIDVAQVDEINNMAPIILGGEAAAFSLYEDATSTDGAFGAVRLQDIDIHSGSFTFSLTDSAGGLFEIDASTGELSVVAGQSLDYETTDAYTLTAQVSDGVNTSDAANLTITINNVDEAAPTIGVEKISAQATWNAGTQTGSFTEASGYATSALFRVTALDTEFGDQSGTTWSSVDIVSNPGNLFEMRGDALYLKSGQSFDYETTPSYTIGFQSTDAAGHTSALYNLTLNIDDINDNRPDVTDVVASVAESAAASTVIHTVAFTDADSVAANGATSYQFAWADGSKAAYDENRQFRIDASTGEITPYEVGKLDYATQASHTLSVAVGDGEGFGYGTITVNVQQPVSNDHAPVVTAATAELFQGINTHSVIHQIAFTDADDAGLTRSYSYSITTNPNDAFEVDDQGQITLKAGSDIDFSAWATPQTLQVSVSDGSLSGSANVTLNLHDAAQVASLYLEEEPVGAAVETQKIAGDGSSDSLGESVDILGDINGDGYDDYIVGARLGDTGGSDAGNAYVVFGQASGFGDIAENDLNGGDGSKGFLLIGRHSNDTLGKDVTGLGDINGDGYDDILVGARLAEDDSSNGKEGEAYVIYGQSGSFGSSIDFQTASDYNGSGAHGVTGFEISGSSNYDYLGRAVAGVGDMNGDGYDDMLITAPGGNGFENGVTDGGEAYIIYGKSDPFSDFFVDDIVDGTLDGFVIWGRDGSDELGDSVSVAGDVNGDGFADLIIGASLANGQATDDGEAYLLFGSATGVDINLDTTTLDGSNGFEINGENAGDDLGISVSGGGDINGDGYDDIIVGAPDNDAGGSDAGSAYLLYGKASGFTNLDLNTALDGSNGSRIVGESAGDSLGDVVAMVGDVNGDGYDDIMVNNHGDNEALLIFGKSAGFGASLNVSSLNFDGSDGVKIIGDLRHANYNITAFAGQGDINSDGFDDLILGVADGYGSNNDAYTILGRDFSGASSTLVLKSSVSGAVETGESGVVDHFMGTSSTDTYRAISSGDTVRAAAGDDQITIAETDFFRIDGGHGTDTLTTSRSLDFTAMADSRIENVEIIDLGASGAEITLDLSEILNLSTTTNTLRVDGSSGRVSIFEDGFSQGADEVIGGSTYHVYNNGAAKLQIQDGLFPNINANTPTISAAAFAVTEGDSLDITTAMLNAADGDTLITTSADLTFSATVSGGSFQLSGQHAASFTLKDVADNKVDFVHDGSETTPAFSVTVSDGVKESAATTGSIPYTPVNDHTPTISRAEISYKPAQEQVITESMLAVSDADTHTQDSDLIFTVSNLSNGEIRLNSVAASTFNLADLKAGNVMFYDAEARESSFNLTVTDGTFTSTTASGTIVGARDIKFTLADIDGNNASQANTKFFYAGSVGDLNGDGIDDFYVEADVLSSSQSGATWGGVPLFSYERVTSIVFGNTALKGNAVLGVDLTALDGSNGFRLTTDQSDAQVGEIHLLGDVNGDGIDDIAIDRDVNEVGDYLHGVDIIFGKTAGWAAVEDQRTVSDIFIKNGVTGLGYLNASSIARVTASDYNRDGYDDLTISFNGGDEGWIVWGKSSFSNFTLKSSTSSSTVEHFNASFVGEKSREEFIASGDFNGDGYDDLILRADSVDYMVYGNESNAIDNTVNSLTAADGLTFDAGLALGSGDFNGDGYDDVLTVEGSSVYLYYGSANLPATWSVGGAIDASQGFVVAGEKYLTYKSQFIGDFNGDGYDDLHFSYPRYALEDGTRYAGRSYLVFGGENIGSSFSLDAIDGSNGIIIEGRPADQLPEGWLRESVGTNISSLGDVNGDGFDDIALGTYYSTHIIWGGVYGGNIKLTSNGTGSSAAENFVGSAQNDTFTSVATGDTVRATGGNDTIGITSNDFRKIDGGSGIDTLLFSDSNINLDLTDVALLNAVEGVEAIDMGDGNGTSALTLGLDDVLDLPSHRDVSDDTTGGTSTDDATTDLLRILGDGSDTVNLPDFADSGTDVVVDGVSFDLYSHSSISNGDVLIEQGINVA; encoded by the coding sequence ATGGCCGATCCCATCAAGCCGGATAATCAGCCCATTATACTGGCGCAAGCTGCCACACCGGTAGAGCAGATCCCTCCGCAAGCCACCCCACCGGTCACTCTGATCATTGATGGCGTGAGGGTGGATGTTTCAGAGCAAATGGATGTAACCGGCGCGGAGAATCTGGAGATTTCCGGTGATACGGTTTTATCCGGTGAACAGAGTGGCAATGGGTTGATTCTTCAGCTGGCCTCTGGGGCGCAGTTGGTGCTGCAGAACTTTTTTGGCACACCCAAAGCCTTGAATTTGCCGATTCAATCGGGATCCAACTATAAGCTCAGCTCGGCCAATGAGCAGCTTTTTGATGAGCAAGGCTTTGCTGACTTTACCGCGTTGCCCACAAACGCCACGCTACCGGGGCTTGACGCGCCAGATACAGGGCCTGCGCAGCGTGAACTCCAAAACAGAACAGATCAGGGGCAGGAGCAAGGGGAAACAGAGGGACGGGATCCCATCCTGGATTCAAGCCCAGAGTTTTTTGCCGAGACTCAGGTACGTACCCCCAGTGTGGCTGAAAATAGCGCAGGTGCCCGCCAAGGGCGGATAGAAACCCAATCACGCCTGGATCAGGTCGATACGGGCCAGCGTCAGGACAGCTTTCAGTCGCAGCCAGATAATCTGGGTGATATCGATGGCGAGCAACAGCCACGAGAGTCTGCTTCCAGGCCACGTTCAGATGATGATTTTGACCCCACTTATGGCATCATCAACCCTGAGCCAGAGCAGCTCCGTATCATTTCCAGTGCACAGATTAGTCAGTCGGAGGATGTCGCTCAGGGAGATGTGCTCTATCAGGTCCAGCTTTCAGGGGTGAATCCTCAGAACGCAGCCCAACAGTTCAGTATTGTGGGGGGGGCAGGACCGTTCCAGATCGACCAACAGGGGCAACTGACCCTGAAACCCGGACACACCCTGGATTATGAAACTGCCACATCCCACGAAGTTACCTTACAGGTGAGCAATGCTGGACAGACGGCGGCGCGTGTTATTCAGCTGAATGTGGTGGATGTCAACGACAATGCCCCGGTCATCACATCTGCTTCAACCATTCAATCTGATGAAACCTCACATACTTCCACGGTTCTGTATACCGTTACAACCTCGGATGTGGATTCCAGTAATGGCACCATGAGCTATGCGCTGGAGAATAATCCTGACGGACTGTTTAGCATTGATAGCGCGGGACAAATTCAAGTTGCAGCGGGTAAAAAACTGGATTTTGAAGAGGGCTATTCAAATTTCAGCTTTAATGTGACGGCCCATGATGGGGTCAACCGTTCGTTGCCGCAAAATGTGACGTTGACCCTCAATGATCTCAATGACGAGACGCCGGTTATAGCGACCAAACAGACCGAGGTGGTGGATAATATTGATGATACCACGTTGATTACGACGGTCTCCGTTTCCGATCGTGATGCGGCTGCCACTAATGGCGCTACGGTTTATACCATCACAGATGATGTGGATAATCTTTTTGAGATCAATAGCAGCGGAGAAATCACCCTACAGTCCGGTCAAACGCTGGATTATGACACCAAGACGTTTCATACCTTTACACTCGCTTCGTCCGATGGGGTCAATAGCTCAGCCAAGCAGCAGGTCATTGTTTCTGTTGTTGATTATGACCTATTAAACAATACCGCCCCGGTGATCGATGGCGCTGCCAGCTCGGTCACTATTGATGAGAACAGCAGTGGCGTCGTGACCACGGTTCAGTACAGCGATGTGGATGCCACCAATGGTGCCTTTACCCATACGCTGGTCAAGGATGCCAACGGTCTGTTCACCATGAACACTTCCACAGGGCAAGTCTCCCTGGCGGCAGGTAAAACACTGGATTATGAGGCTGACCAAAGCCATACCATCCAGGTTAAACTGCACGATGGCGCGAACACCTCAAGTGTTGAGAATGTGGTGATTGCCCTTAATGATCTCAATGATGAAGCACCGGTTATTCGCTCTGTTGCCACCGCCTTTGCCGCTGAGAGCATCACTGCAGACGGCACCATTCATACCGTTGCCTACACCGATGCTGACAAGGCCAATGGCAGCTTTAGCTTTTCAATGGACAGTGATCCCAGCGGATTGTTTGAAATAGACAGCGCCGGACAGATCTCTCTGCAGAGTGGTCTGTCACTGGATTTTGAAAGTGCTACCAGCCACACACTGACCGTTAAGGTCAACGATGGCAGTAATGACTCCCAGACACAGACCATGACGGTCAACGTCCAGGACGTGAATGATACCGCCCCGGTGATCCGCTCTGCCAGTGGGGTGTCGGTAGCAGAGAACATCAGTGATCGTGCGGTGATTCACACCCTGCGCCACACGGATGCGGATGCGGTGAATGGGACCACCCTCTATACCATGACCGAGGATCAATCGGGACTGTTTGAAATCGATAGCCATGGCCAGATTACCTTGAAACTGGGCCAGACGTTGGATTATGAGCAGGCTGCCAGCCACACCATTAAGGTGCAGGTGAACGATGGCAGCAACAGTAGTGCCGTGCAGACCCTTTCTCTTAACGTTACAGATGTTAACGACAATGTGCCGGTGATGACCTCCGCAGCAGCCTTCAGTACGCTGGAGAGTGTGGGGGATACCGATGTTCTGCATACCCTAAGCTTCAGCGATGCCGACAGTAGCAATGGATCTACGCTCTATACCTTGACCGAAGACAGTGCCAATCTGTTTGAAATCAACCAAGCTGGAGAAATCACCTTACAGACGGGCAAACATCTGGATCGGGAGAGTCAAACCCGTTATGACCTTAAGGTGAAGGTTAATGATGGCGTTAATGATGCGTTGGAGCAGAGCATCCAGGTGACCGTAACCGATGCCAACGACAACGCCTTGCAGATCATCTCCCAGGCCAGCGCAACGGTGGCTGAATCGGTCTCGGACACCACAACCCTGCTGGATGTCAATGTGTTGGACCCCGACACCAGCGGCACGTTGAGCTTTTCCATCACCTCGGATGCCTCCAATCTTTTTGAGATCGACAGTGCGGGTCTGTTGACACTGAAATCCGGTTCAACCCTGGATTATGAAACCGCCACCAGCCATGAGATCGTGGTGGTGGCCAGTGACGGCGTGTTTCAGACTGCGGGGCAGCAGATCACCCTTACCGTCAGCGACGTCAACGATACCGCCCCAGTCATCGTCACCCTAGATCAGATTCTTGATGAGCAGCCGGATTCTACATCCCTATTTACCCTTACGGTCACCGATGAGGATACCAGCAACGGTACAACCTTCTATGAACTGACCGATACCGCCAATGATCTGTTTGACGTAACCAGTAATGGCACGGTTTTCTATCTGGGCGATGCACCAGACGCTGGCACCTATGCCATCAAGGTTCAAGCGTCGGATGGGGTGAATGTTTCTGCGGAAAAAACCCTTAATATCACCGTCACCGAGCCGGATGTGGTCAATGACAATGCCCCGGTGATCAATGCCGCAGCCAGTGCAGGTAGCGCCGTTGAAACGGTGGATGACACCACCACCATCACCACGGTGCAGTGGAGTGACCGAGATCCGAGCACAACCCCCGTATTTGCCCTGACCGATGACAGTGGCGGGCTGTTCGAGATCGATGCAGCAACCGGCGTCATAAGCCTGGTGGCCGGTCAGAGCCTGGATTATGAGAGCGCCACCAACCATACGGTCGTGGCCACCGTTGCCGATGGGGTAAATACCTCAACAGCGGCGACGATTACCCTGACGGTAACCGATGCCAACGATAACGCCCCGATCCTTACGTCAGCAGCAGCGGTCACCATGGCGGAGAATGCCACCTCCCAGACCGTATTGCACAGCGTGACCTTCAGTGATGCCGACGGTCAAAATGGGGTTACCAGCTACACCCTTTCTGCCAGCCCGTTCCAGATCAACAGCAGCGGTCAGATCACCCTTAAACCGGGTCAAACCCTGGACTATGAGAGCATCAAAACCTATTCAGCGACGGTCTCGGTCAGCGATGGTCTTAACAACTCGGCATCTCAACTGATCACCTTCACGGTCAGTGATGTCAACGATGTTGTACCTGTTCTGGCGGCCACAAGTGCCTCCTTAACAACGGCAGAAAATACGGCTGACAGCAGTGTGCTTTATACCCTTTCAGGCAGTGATGGGGATGCCACCGCGGGCACACTGAGCTACACCTTGAGCGATGATGGCGGTGGTCTGTTTGAGGTGAACAGCCAGAGTGGTGAAATCTCCCTGGTTTCAGGTAAAAGTCTGGATTATGAAACCGCGACCGGTCACCCCATCAAGGCCACGGTCAGCGATGGGGTTAACACCTCCAGTGAGCAGACCCTTACGGTTACTGTCACGGATGTGAATGATGTGGTCCCCGTGATCAGCTCCGCCAATGGGGCGTCGGTGGCCGAAGGGGTTGGAGATACCAGCATCCTGCACAGCGTAACCTTTACCGATGCCGATACCATCCATGGCAACATCACCTATACCATGACCGAAGACCTCTCCGGGCTCTTTGAGATCGACAGTCAAGGGCAGATCAGTCTGCGCACCGGGCAGGGTTTGGATTATGAGTCCGCGGCCAGTCACACGGTTAAAGTGAAGGTTGCAGATGGTCTTCATACCTCGGAGATTCAGACCCTCTCCTTTGAGGTAACGGATGTGAATGATGTTACGCCGGTGATCACCTCGGTAGCGGCCTTAAGTGCAGCAGAGAGTGTGGGTGAGGCGGATGTACTGCACACGGTGACCTACAATGACACCGACAGCAACAATGGCACGGTTACCTATGCCATCCTGAACGATGCATCCAACCTATTTGAGGTGGACACGGCGGGGCAAGTGACGTTGCAGTCAGGCAAAAGCCTTGATTATGAAAGTATAACCAGTCATCTCTTTACCCTTCAGGTAACGGATGGGGCAGGCAATGCGACCTCGCAAAACGTGACCTTGAACGTCACCAATGTGGATGATGAAGCGCCGCTGTTCCAAAGTCAGGAGCGTATCCAGGTGCTGGAGAACCTCTCCTCGGAATCGTTGGTTCTGTCCGTTGCCGCAACGGATAATACTTCGACGGTCTTAACCTATGCCATTGTCACCGATGCCAGCAGCCTTTTTGCCATAGATGGCAGCAGCGGCGCTTTGATCTTGGGTGCCGATAAGAGCCTGGATTATGACACCGCCACCCAGCATCAGGTGGTGGTCTCAGCCACCGATGCCGCGAGTAATACCACCACTCAGAGCTTGACCATTGATGTGGCCCAGGTGGATGAGATCAATAATATGGCCCCGATTATTCTGGGTGGTGAAGCGGCTGCGTTCTCCCTTTATGAGGATGCCACCAGTACGGATGGCGCCTTTGGTGCCGTGCGTTTGCAGGACATCGATATCCATTCCGGTTCGTTTACCTTCTCTTTGACCGACAGTGCAGGCGGCTTGTTCGAGATCGATGCCTCCACCGGTGAACTGAGTGTGGTGGCGGGTCAATCCTTGGACTATGAAACAACAGATGCCTACACCTTGACCGCCCAGGTCAGCGACGGGGTCAACACCTCGGATGCGGCTAACCTGACCATCACCATTAACAATGTAGACGAAGCGGCCCCCACCATTGGCGTGGAAAAAATCTCCGCCCAAGCCACCTGGAACGCAGGGACCCAGACGGGCAGTTTTACCGAAGCTTCGGGCTATGCGACCTCGGCTCTGTTTAGGGTAACCGCGCTGGATACCGAGTTCGGCGATCAGAGTGGTACAACCTGGAGCTCGGTGGATATTGTCAGCAACCCTGGCAATCTATTCGAAATGCGTGGCGATGCGCTCTATCTGAAGAGTGGGCAGAGTTTCGATTATGAAACCACACCCTCCTACACCATTGGCTTTCAATCCACCGATGCAGCAGGCCATACGTCCGCCCTCTACAACCTCACCCTGAATATTGATGACATCAACGACAACCGCCCGGATGTCACCGATGTGGTGGCAAGTGTGGCGGAATCCGCCGCCGCCAGCACCGTGATCCACACCGTTGCCTTTACCGATGCCGACTCGGTGGCCGCCAATGGGGCAACCTCCTACCAGTTTGCCTGGGCGGATGGCTCCAAGGCGGCATACGATGAAAACCGACAGTTTAGGATCGACGCAAGCACAGGTGAGATCACCCCTTATGAGGTGGGCAAACTCGACTATGCCACCCAGGCCAGCCATACCCTATCGGTCGCGGTGGGGGATGGCGAGGGGTTTGGCTATGGAACGATAACCGTCAATGTCCAACAACCGGTCAGTAACGATCATGCCCCCGTGGTGACTGCGGCCACTGCTGAGTTGTTTCAGGGCATCAATACCCATTCGGTTATCCATCAAATCGCCTTTACCGATGCCGATGATGCCGGGTTGACCCGTAGCTACAGCTACAGCATCACCACCAACCCTAACGATGCCTTTGAGGTGGATGACCAAGGTCAGATCACCTTAAAAGCGGGGTCGGATATCGATTTTTCTGCTTGGGCAACCCCACAAACCTTGCAGGTGTCGGTGAGCGACGGATCCCTGTCCGGTAGTGCCAATGTTACCTTGAACCTGCATGATGCTGCCCAGGTTGCCAGTCTCTATCTGGAAGAGGAGCCCGTTGGTGCTGCGGTAGAGACCCAGAAGATAGCCGGGGATGGCAGTTCGGACAGCCTGGGGGAGTCAGTTGATATTCTGGGGGATATCAATGGCGATGGTTATGATGATTACATCGTCGGTGCACGTCTGGGGGATACGGGAGGAAGTGACGCCGGTAATGCTTATGTGGTGTTTGGTCAAGCCTCAGGTTTTGGGGATATTGCTGAAAATGATCTCAACGGGGGGGATGGCTCCAAAGGGTTCCTGCTCATCGGTCGCCACTCTAACGACACCTTGGGCAAGGATGTTACCGGCCTGGGGGACATTAATGGTGATGGCTATGATGACATCCTGGTCGGTGCCCGTCTGGCGGAAGATGACAGCAGCAACGGCAAAGAGGGTGAGGCCTATGTGATCTACGGCCAGTCCGGCAGCTTCGGCTCCAGTATCGATTTTCAGACCGCCAGTGACTATAACGGCAGCGGTGCCCATGGTGTGACGGGCTTTGAGATCTCCGGCTCCTCCAACTATGACTATTTAGGGCGGGCTGTCGCTGGTGTGGGAGATATGAATGGCGATGGTTACGACGATATGCTGATCACTGCCCCTGGTGGCAATGGCTTTGAGAATGGTGTTACCGATGGGGGGGAGGCCTATATCATCTACGGTAAGAGTGATCCCTTCAGTGACTTTTTTGTAGATGATATCGTCGACGGTACGCTAGATGGCTTTGTGATCTGGGGTCGGGATGGCAGTGATGAGCTAGGTGACAGCGTCTCCGTAGCGGGGGATGTCAATGGTGATGGGTTTGCCGATCTGATCATCGGTGCATCGCTGGCCAATGGTCAGGCCACTGATGATGGCGAGGCCTATCTCCTCTTTGGCAGCGCCACGGGTGTGGATATCAATCTGGATACCACCACCCTGGATGGCAGTAACGGTTTTGAGATCAACGGTGAAAACGCCGGGGATGATCTGGGAATAAGCGTTTCCGGTGGCGGCGACATCAACGGTGATGGTTATGACGACATCATCGTGGGTGCTCCGGATAACGATGCCGGGGGTTCCGATGCCGGTTCAGCCTATCTTCTCTATGGCAAGGCCTCCGGCTTTACCAATTTGGATTTGAACACGGCACTGGACGGCAGCAACGGCTCACGCATTGTGGGAGAGAGTGCCGGAGACAGCTTGGGTGATGTCGTCGCCATGGTGGGGGATGTCAATGGAGATGGCTATGATGACATTATGGTCAATAACCATGGCGATAACGAAGCGCTGCTGATCTTTGGTAAATCTGCGGGTTTTGGGGCCAGCCTCAATGTCTCTAGCTTGAATTTTGATGGATCTGATGGGGTCAAAATCATCGGTGATCTGCGCCATGCCAACTATAATATCACCGCTTTTGCTGGACAGGGGGATATCAATAGTGATGGCTTTGATGATCTTATCCTCGGTGTGGCCGATGGCTACGGCTCCAACAACGACGCCTACACCATTTTGGGGCGGGACTTTAGTGGGGCTTCCTCAACCCTGGTGTTGAAAAGCTCGGTTTCAGGTGCGGTGGAAACGGGTGAGAGCGGTGTTGTTGACCACTTTATGGGTACCAGCAGCACCGATACCTATCGGGCCATCTCTTCCGGGGATACGGTACGGGCGGCAGCTGGGGATGACCAGATCACCATTGCGGAGACCGACTTTTTCCGCATCGATGGTGGCCATGGTACGGACACCCTGACAACCAGTCGCTCCCTGGACTTTACCGCCATGGCGGACAGCCGGATTGAAAACGTTGAGATCATCGACCTGGGCGCGTCGGGGGCTGAAATTACCCTGGATCTGTCAGAAATTCTCAACCTCTCAACCACCACCAATACGTTGCGGGTGGATGGCAGCAGTGGTCGGGTCTCCATCTTTGAAGATGGCTTCAGCCAAGGGGCCGATGAGGTGATCGGTGGTTCCACCTACCATGTCTATAACAACGGTGCGGCCAAACTACAAATTCAGGATGGCCTGTTCCCCAACATCAATGCCAACACCCCAACCATCTCGGCGGCGGCTTTCGCTGTGACCGAAGGTGACTCGTTGGATATCACCACCGCCATGCTCAATGCCGCGGATGGGGATACGCTGATCACCACCTCTGCCGATCTGACCTTTTCAGCAACGGTGAGTGGCGGCAGCTTTCAATTGTCAGGTCAGCATGCCGCCTCCTTTACCCTGAAAGATGTGGCGGATAACAAGGTTGATTTTGTGCATGATGGCTCCGAGACCACCCCTGCTTTCTCCGTCACCGTCTCCGATGGGGTCAAGGAGAGTGCTGCTACCACTGGTAGCATCCCCTATACCCCAGTCAATGATCATACCCCGACCATTTCCAGGGCTGAAATCAGCTACAAACCCGCTCAAGAGCAGGTTATTACTGAAAGTATGCTGGCCGTGTCCGATGCCGATACCCATACCCAGGACAGTGATCTGATCTTTACGGTGAGCAATCTTTCCAATGGAGAAATACGTCTGAATAGCGTGGCCGCATCCACCTTTAATTTAGCGGATCTTAAAGCGGGAAACGTGATGTTTTACGATGCTGAAGCCCGCGAGAGTAGCTTCAACTTAACCGTCACCGATGGCACCTTTACCTCAACAACCGCCAGTGGAACCATCGTCGGAGCCCGTGACATTAAGTTCACCCTTGCGGATATCGATGGGAATAATGCCTCTCAGGCAAACACCAAATTTTTCTATGCTGGATCTGTTGGCGATCTGAATGGTGATGGCATCGATGATTTTTATGTGGAGGCGGATGTTCTTAGTAGTTCGCAAAGTGGAGCAACGTGGGGGGGCGTTCCTCTCTTCTCTTATGAGCGGGTAACCTCGATCGTTTTTGGCAATACCGCGTTAAAAGGGAACGCGGTGTTAGGGGTTGATCTCACCGCACTGGATGGAAGCAATGGTTTTCGGCTTACCACGGATCAGAGCGATGCTCAAGTAGGGGAGATACATCTGCTTGGCGATGTGAATGGGGATGGTATTGACGATATCGCCATCGATCGAGATGTGAATGAAGTTGGGGATTATCTACATGGTGTCGATATTATCTTTGGTAAAACGGCTGGATGGGCTGCCGTTGAAGATCAAAGGACCGTATCGGACATCTTCATTAAGAATGGTGTCACTGGATTAGGTTATTTGAACGCTTCTTCCATAGCGAGGGTGACGGCAAGTGACTACAACCGAGATGGGTATGATGATTTAACCATCAGTTTCAACGGGGGGGATGAAGGTTGGATTGTTTGGGGTAAATCGAGCTTCTCTAATTTTACCCTGAAATCTTCAACATCCAGTTCAACCGTCGAACATTTTAATGCTAGCTTTGTCGGTGAAAAATCCCGTGAAGAGTTCATTGCCAGTGGTGATTTTAATGGTGATGGCTACGACGACCTTATCCTACGTGCTGATTCGGTTGATTACATGGTTTATGGCAATGAAAGCAATGCCATAGACAACACTGTAAATAGTTTAACTGCTGCGGATGGTCTCACCTTTGACGCTGGTCTCGCGCTGGGGTCCGGGGACTTTAATGGCGATGGTTATGATGATGTTCTAACTGTCGAAGGTAGTAGCGTTTATCTCTATTATGGCTCCGCCAACCTGCCAGCCACCTGGAGCGTGGGGGGGGCGATTGATGCCTCTCAAGGCTTTGTCGTAGCAGGCGAGAAATATTTGACGTACAAATCCCAGTTTATCGGGGATTTTAATGGGGATGGGTACGATGATCTACACTTCTCCTATCCAAGATATGCGTTGGAGGATGGAACCAGATATGCGGGTCGAAGTTATCTTGTGTTTGGCGGAGAAAATATAGGCAGCAGCTTCTCCTTGGACGCGATCGATGGCTCCAATGGCATAATCATAGAAGGACGCCCCGCTGACCAACTCCCCGAAGGATGGCTCCGAGAGTCTGTTGGAACAAACATCAGTTCGCTTGGGGATGTGAATGGTGATGGGTTTGATGATATTGCATTAGGTACCTACTACTCCACACATATCATTTGGGGCGGTGTCTATGGTGGAAATATTAAATTAACCTCCAATGGAACCGGTAGTTCAGCGGCAGAGAACTTTGTGGGAAGTGCCCAGAACGATACCTTCACGAGTGTTGCAACGGGTGATACGGTTCGGGCCACCGGTGGCAACGATACCATCGGCATCACTTCCAATGATTTCCGTAAAATTGATGGCGGCAGTGGCATCGACACGCTGCTCTTTTCCGATTCCAATATCAATTTGGATCTCACCGATGTTGCCTTGCTCAATGCGGTGGAGGGGGTTGAAGCCATCGATATGGGGGATGGCAACGGCACCAGCGCCCTCACCCTGGGGCTGGATGATGTGCTGGATCTGCCCAGCCATCGGGATGTTTCTGATGACACCACCGGTGGTACCTCCACCGATGATGCCACCACCGATCTGCTGCGCATTTTGGGGGATGGGTCGGATACGGTGAACCTCCCCGATTTTGCCGATTCCGGCACCGATGTGGTGGTGGATGGTGTGAGCTTTGATCTCTATTCCCACAGCTCCATATCCAATGGCGATGTTCTCATCGAACAGGGCATCAATGTGGCCTAA